The sequence below is a genomic window from Coffea arabica cultivar ET-39 chromosome 4c, Coffea Arabica ET-39 HiFi, whole genome shotgun sequence.
ATTCTATGGTAAAAATCATGTCTTGTAACTTGAACATCCAAAAATCTTAAGGTCTTTCCTTCTAAACCATATGTAAAAGGGCATTTTCATCAACTCAACTATTTTGACAGTTAACTTGATGGGTTAGACTGAAATGGAAGGTaaagtgaaaagaaataaaCTTTAGATGTTAGCTACAACATTGACcaaattcttaaaaaaaaaaaaaaaaaactttgaccAAATTCTAAGGGGAGTTTTTGTGCTTAACCCTTCTTTTTATAATGTTCTTTTTATTCCagtaattcacaaaaaaaataaataaaaatttctttATAAGCAAAATTATGCTTGGCTTTTTCGTGAAGTATATACATTTCCTTCAAGGCAATGCATGTTATGTAATCACGAAGAATTCAGAGGAAGTGCCAAACTCGTATACATTTCCTTCAAGGCAGTACATGCTAGGTAATCACAAAAGATTAAAAAGTGACAAACTTATAGACAGTGGACTATCTATTACATATGACTACGaacacaaggaaaaaaattGTGCATAAGAATTATTATAAATGCCTTTCATAATAAATAGACTGCACTTGTGCCCGTATTCAGAAATTTTCCcttcactaattttttttccccttgaaCATTTATCCCAAACAACTTCGTTGAACAGCTTATAAGAATGTAAATTGACAGAGACACAAATCCTATAAGATATAGCTGTAAATGTTAGTTACCctagcttaaaaaaaaaaatggagcacTTAAAAAAGCTTGTCAGTTGGTCTGAATTATATGGCGAAATAAAGATTAAAATAATGACAAACTAAGGATGTTGAATCAGGAAGATTCCTTTTACTTACATATTTTGATAAAAACTGGAACTAATTTTATTAATCACTGCACTGAAATTTAGGCAATGATACAATATAAGGTGAAGCAGGGCTGCTCAGTAGAGAGAATAAATAAATGAGAGTATAAAGTTAAAAGTACAcagatttgaaataattattatagtattttttatgatgtaatatatgtaaaataaaaaggtgattaagaaaatgaaaaggtgTGATAGAAATTGTATTTGTGGTGcaagtaaataaatttttttttttcaaatcatggTTCAAGACCAAGTTTAGTGAGGTATCCATTTAcaactcaaaattgaccaatttagtttttttttttttaatttttaacatCTTATATGCATAGAGAACTTATATCCAAGtttcccccccaaaaaaaaagtcgaaaagaaaaggtgaaattttcaaaggaaaGGTACATTAAAGTCCCCTCTGGTCAGTTACACCGCTTGGTAACGTACCGCACCAAAGCCATAATGGTTCAATCCTCACTTTCAGACGGACGACACTTTACATGCGATGaattccaatcaattctaaCTTTAGATTTGTTTGCcaacttcattctttttttctcttccagTACACGAATAGGGCCTTTTATTTCCTTATTCTCTTGTTTTCAGTTTGGACAGCATTGGCAAACTTAGAATCAACAAAATACctctagatatttttattgaTTTCGAGACTTTTGAGGCCCTCTGAAGACTTGAGTCATTCCTTGTTTAATAGTGAGACAATTAAAAAAGCAAGCATTGAAGGGTGAGatttcaaataattaaaaaaaaaaacaaaggactTAAAAAGCTTGTGAATTGGGGAAAACAAATACGGAaacattttattctttttatttatgtattttgataaaaacttgaaataatttcattaaTCACTACACGACATAGCTTCCATTCTCCGTATGAATTACAAATACCAGGTCCGCTTTACAAAaacttgaaataattattgcatTCTTTCCTCCGGCGAGTCAAATATTCTGAGGTTAGGGACACTGGACACCAGGTCCGCATCAAGCCCACTGATGAAATATTCTGGCATGTCCACAAGCTCAAGCGTATCAAGAGTAGATATGTCCTTCAGCTCTTCCGGCAACTTCTCTAAATCAAAGCAGTACTTGATCCTCAGGCATTGGAGCTGTGGCAATGCACCTTTCTCCACCTTTATTTCATCCAAAGCATATAGGCGGCTGAGCTCAAGGAATTTCAATTGGTGAAACCCATGCCTAGAGATGACCATATGCGGTGGTCCCCAATGTGTAGATTCCAGTTTGAGGAACGACAGCTGTCCCAACTTCTCTAGTGCTGGCATTGGGTCATCCGTGAGAGACGTGGATCTCAAAGACAAGCGAGAGAGATTTGGAGGGAAATCAGGACGCAGCATTCTCAAATCCCTCCCGGATACCTGGAGCTCTGTTACATGATGGAGCTTAGAAAGTCCAGCTAGAGATTGTGGCCACCCTCTTCCTGGAGTACGATAAAGACCTAGCGCCTTTAGGCTTCCAACCTCAGATAAATGCATGCAGAGTTTGTCTATCTTTGACCTGTCATCCACCCGAATCCGCAGCTTCTGAAGACTTGTCAGAGTTATCATGTTATTGTGCATAACGTCCTCAAAGCGTATGCCTGACAGAGTCTGGAGATTTCTCAATCCTTCAATCTTAAGAGGCACATCACATAGCATCTCATGCGCATATAGATGCCGtaaactttcaagcttccaaatgaaatttgaaactcTCACTGTGTCATAGGTCCGTAAGTCAAGAGTTTGTAGGTTTCGCAAGCAACCGACGGAATGAGGGAGCCTTCTAATGTATGTGCCTCTTAAATTGAGGTACCTTAGAAGCCTGATTTCACCAATTCCTTTTGGCAAATTATAACCCATCTTAACATTCTCAAGGTCCAGTGTCCTAAGCTTTCTGAAACTTTTGAAGATAAGACTAATGTTTTTCCTGTAATAGCGGACATTGAAAAAAAGCAGACACCGGAGAGGAGGGGTCGAAGtcccaaaataatttttatccAGAGAGAGACTATGAACAGCTAGGTACCTGGGTTTGGCTGATATTTTATCATCTCTGGTGCCATGGAtctgaaaaaaattttcatcctCTGCCTTCCTGATTGCAAGGTCTCGCAGCAAATCATGGAGTCTGCAGCTTTTAATCCTCTCATCAACAGTCATTTCCGCCACCTGGACCATATTTCTGCTAAAAAGTTGTTCCACATCATATGCTGCAGTTTCCTCCAAATTTTTTGCATCTCTTTTCTGCATTATTCCCTCTGCAACCCACATATGGATCAACTTGGGCACAGAAATCACGGAGTCTTCGGGAAACAAACCCAAatacaaaaaacaaaatttcagattgggAGGAAGGTCTGCATAACTTAATTCCAGAATTGCTGATACTCCACTCTGGCTCTTTGATAGGTTTGTGTTGAAACTATTGAGAACTTTCTCCCATTCAATCTTCAACTCTTTCTTGCCCAGTAGCAGCCCACCTACAACTGTGATGGCCAGTGGCAGACCAGCACATCTCCTTACAATCTCTCTGCCTACTTCTTCCAAATCCCGAGGACACCCAACATTAGCTCCATGGTCTAAGGCCTTTCCGAGGAACAACTGCCAGCTGTCTTCCTCCCCCAGAGTTTTCAGCTCATGTGGTTTGCTACGAGCATCTGCGTGTTGGGCAACATCCCGATTGCGACTTGTAAGCAGCAGTCTACTACTTGATGTATTAACATCAGGAAAGGCCTTAGCAAGACAATCCCACGCTTCTTCTTTCCATACATCATCAAGTACCACAAGACAACATTTATCTTGTAGATCTTGATAGAGCCTTTGTTCCAAGTCCTGCTCTTGCATCTTTTCCAACATGTCAAGTAGTTCATTAGTCATCGGATATAATTGCTTTATGATTGTCCTTAGCGTCTCTTTGTGATTGTAGCTTGAAGAGACGCATACCCAAGCACGGCAGTCGAATCTTGCCCTGACGTCAGCATGGTTATAAACTTTTTTGGCTAGAGTTGTCTTCCCAGCACCTCCCATGCCGACGATTGAAACCACACGGCGGTTTTTGTCCTCTTTCAAAAGTTCTGCCACCAGCGATTTTGTTATCTCCCCGAAGCCCACTACATCCTTTTCCTCGCTGAAAGGAGAGGATCGCCGGATCCGTTGAAGCTCTTCCCCATGCGTAGTCATCCCCTCTCCAAGATTATTGATACCATACTCTTCGCGGCTGTCAGCTATGTCATTGAGCCTCATCCGTAAGGATTCAATCTCTTTACCTATCTTGTAGAGGTTCACAATTTTCAAGGGATAATACGTCAATTTGGTGACGAGTCCCTTGTCCTTTGTGAAGAACTCAAGTTTGCTGGCAAAGATCTCAATGATATCCTCCGCATCGTAGGCCGCAGCTCTGATTTCAGAAACCCAGTTGCGGATCCTCGCATCTTCATCTTGCCTCTGATCAGCATCTTTCAGGAAACACCGCATCCGGACCAGATCATTTTGAAGTCTCTCAACATGGCCTCGAACACCTTTCAGGAAAACAATTTTTTGAACCAGCAGATCGCCAGTTCTCTCAACAACAAGAGAGATAACAGGGTCAGCCATCTTGGTTAAGCCGGAAGCGAGCTTTGCTTTCAACAAGCTGTTGTTTTAACTGATCTCAGAAGAGAGATTGGATTCTCGTGGTTCATTTTCTCTTCGAGTTTTATCCTTAATTCTTCATTGACTTGTGCAAGAGCAATTGTTTGGGAAAATCGCCAATTTTACTTAAGCCAATTTGGTCCTCAAACTATTTTACTTAAGCCAATTTGGTCCCTTAATATTTTATCGCATAAATTAAGTCCTTTAACTAAAATTCTTGTGCCAATCGGTGTCGCCATAACAAACACATGTTTCTGTATACAATTCGACGGCGAGGCAGGGGCTTTTTTGGAAGTTAAAAAATACACGAGGAAGACACCGTTTATTCCTACTCTTCCCAGCTCAAAACTCAGTGTAGTGAGGAGTTCCAGTGTACTGCATAACAAAAAATCCACCCCTCTTCCGCCATTCTCTTCCTCCTCCCTAAATGCTAGTAGCAGTTAAATTAAATGGCCATCTCTTCCATCTTCCCCACTCACCAGCACTGGTATGAGTCATCCCTCACCTCTCTCCGCTCATCTCATGATTCCACCGCTGCTGCTAGCACTCCCCTCCTCTTCTTGTCCACACCTACAGCACCGTCTTCCACGGCTTCTCTGCTCAGCTCAATGTTTCCCAAGCTCACGCCCTTCCACGGCTTCTCTGCTCAGCTCATTGTATGCGTTTCAACATCCGTTACACAACCCATCTCCGTATTCACTTTCCTCCTATATATGTACGCCGTCTCAATTACTCACTCTTTAGCCCCAtaatcctcttcctcttctctttcctttctgTCTCGCTCGGCTTCAACCTTTTTTCTGCAACAAATCTCTGTAGCTCTTGGACCACCCAAACAGCACTGACAAATGCAAAGAAATCGGAAATTCCCCAATTCCCATTAGAATCggtcaatccaaacaaaatctCCTAGAATATTTCTGAACTCAAAAAGCTCTGTCCTTTTCCTACTCTTTCGGGAGGGATTTttgttaaccaaaaaaaaataaaaataaaaaatcttacTGGGAAAATTAGTAAAACATCATCATCAGTTCATCACCAACCACCATCTTTATCCCCTTCATTTCCTTCCTAGCGAAGTTTACGACCGTTTCCTTCCTAGTGAATATGTATTTCTTCTGTGATTGGAAAACTTGTGTGGTGAATATGTTATTTCTAATCTTAAAATCAGATTCGGAGCCAGGAAACCAACCTTACACGCCTCCATCATTTATCTTGCCATCTGCATTATTGACTTCTCTTACAGTTACTGTAGCTTTCATAATAATCAATGGTACAGTTTACACGGGTAGTGTGATTTTTTGAGCAACGTCGCCGGCCCTGGAACCCTCATAAACATCGCCGTATGGGACCTTTTTTAAGGGAAGTGAGGAGGTGAAATCCTCAGGGTCCAAATCGATTAAAATTGCTAGTAATGATTAAATGCGGCAAAGgtgttcgatgaaatgcctcAGTGAAGTTTGCTTTGTTATTGTGGTAGCAATTAAACATCTGGATTTTATGAACTTAAGGAAACTATAATGGAGTACCTGTTTTGCCACGTATCAGGTCTAAATACTACAAAGATCAAAACATATACATCCTACATCCTTGTGAGCGGCTGTCCAATAGCTAGTGGGCTAATTTCATTTGCAATCGCAAGTTTAGTTTCCTAAAATATCGGCACACTTTCCGAGATGAGAATCAAGCTACTCTAGAAACACGTGCCTTTTTAATCAGTAGCCTATACAACAGGTGTCTTTTTACTTCGAAAAAAGCCCCTGCTCCGTTGAATTGTATACAGAAATATGTGTTTTTGGTGGCGACACCGTATAGGTTCTCAATTGGCACAAGAATTTTAGTTAATGAACTTAATTCCTGCGATAAAATATTAAGGGATCAAATCGACTTAAGTGAAATAGTTTGAGGATTAAATTGACGATTTTCCCGCAATTGTTTTAGTAAAAAACAAAGCAGTTCGATTCACATGGTGGAGTGGAAGGCGGAATTGTTTTGATAC
It includes:
- the LOC113738974 gene encoding putative disease resistance RPP13-like protein 3, encoding MADPVISLVVERTGDLLVQKIVFLKGVRGHVERLQNDLVRMRCFLKDADQRQDEDARIRNWVSEIRAAAYDAEDIIEIFASKLEFFTKDKGLVTKLTYYPLKIVNLYKIGKEIESLRMRLNDIADSREEYGINNLGEGMTTHGEELQRIRRSSPFSEEKDVVGFGEITKSLVAELLKEDKNRRVVSIVGMGGAGKTTLAKKVYNHADVRARFDCRAWVCVSSSYNHKETLRTIIKQLYPMTNELLDMLEKMQEQDLEQRLYQDLQDKCCLVVLDDVWKEEAWDCLAKAFPDVNTSSSRLLLTSRNRDVAQHADARSKPHELKTLGEEDSWQLFLGKALDHGANVGCPRDLEEVGREIVRRCAGLPLAITVVGGLLLGKKELKIEWEKVLNSFNTNLSKSQSGVSAILELSYADLPPNLKFCFLYLGLFPEDSVISVPKLIHMWVAEGIMQKRDAKNLEETAAYDVEQLFSRNMVQVAEMTVDERIKSCRLHDLLRDLAIRKAEDENFFQIHGTRDDKISAKPRYLAVHSLSLDKNYFGTSTPPLRCLLFFNVRYYRKNISLIFKSFRKLRTLDLENVKMGYNLPKGIGEIRLLRYLNLRGTYIRRLPHSVGCLRNLQTLDLRTYDTVRVSNFIWKLESLRHLYAHEMLCDVPLKIEGLRNLQTLSGIRFEDVMHNNMITLTSLQKLRIRVDDRSKIDKLCMHLSEVGSLKALGLYRTPGRGWPQSLAGLSKLHHVTELQVSGRDLRMLRPDFPPNLSRLSLRSTSLTDDPMPALEKLGQLSFLKLESTHWGPPHMVISRHGFHQLKFLELSRLYALDEIKVEKGALPQLQCLRIKYCFDLEKLPEELKDISTLDTLELVDMPEYFISGLDADLVSSVPNLRIFDSPEERMQ